The DNA window GGGGATGTTATCTAAAACTATTTTACCAGAGGTAAAACTTAAAAACAAGCAAAAAATAAATACTGAAAAAGATGCTCAACAGAAAACTACTAATATAAAACATATAACTAAAAACACATAAACCAATATAAATAAAATATATTTACTTTTCAAAGAGCATATAAATAATAATAATAATAATAATAATCAATAACAATAATATAATTATTCTATACTAATTATACGAGGGGGTATTAAAATGTTTAAAAAGGTAATGTTGGTAGTTTTATTAGTAGTGTTGTCAATAACAATTTTAGCAGGTGGAGTTAAAACCATAACTGTTGCTTATAAAGAACAAGGGAATAATGCTAATACTAAATGGATGGAAGGTGCAAAAGCTGAATTTGAAAGATTATATCCAGACGTAAAAGTAAAATTGGTAAAAGCTTTAAGTAACGAAGGGGATTATAATTCAAAAACAGCATTGCTTCTTTTAACAGATACAACTATTGATGTTATGCTTGTAGATAGCTTCCTTGTTCCAGCATTTGTTGCAGCTGGAAATTTAAGTGCGATTCCAGTAGATCAATGGTGCGATTGGAATACACAATTTTCAGGAAATATAAAAGAAGGAATGTCTATTAATGGTAAAGTTTATGCCGTACCTATATCTACAGATACTAGAGGTTTATTTTATAATGTACCTCTCTTCAAAAAAGCAGGAATACCTGTTCCATGGAAACCAAGAACATGGAATGATATTTTAGATGCTGTTAAAAAATTGCATAAAGCAGGAGTTAAATATCCAATTTGGTTAAATGGTTCAAAAGCACAAGGCGAAGCAACAACAATGCAAACATTTGAAATGCTTATTTCTGGTACAAGAGACTGGATTTATGAAGATGGAAAATGGGTGGTAAAATCTAAAGGTTTTACTGATTCATTAAAATTCATCCAAGCATTATATGATATGGGAATCTATGATAATACAGAATTAGCATTAATGTTAGACGCTAATTCATGGAGGATTTTAAATAAAAAAATGCCTGAAAGTAAAGAGGTTGGTATACTTCTTGATGGAAACTGGAAAGGTGCAGATTGGATTAGAGCAAGACCTAATGATTATTATGACGTTATAAAAGTAACACCTATGCCAAAACAATATGGTGGTGGCTATACATCCATGAGTGGTGGGTGGACATTGGCTATACCAGCATTATCAAGAAAAAAAGATTTAGCATTTGAATTTATTAAAATAGCATGTAATAAAAATAATTTATTAGCTTATTCAACATATTCAGGAGATATGAGTCCAAGAAAAGATGTTGCAGAAGATAAAAGATATAAAGATGCAAATATATATAGATATGAAATGAGTTCTTATACAGAATTCACGCATTTCAGACCAGGTGATCCATTATATCCAAATGTTTCAGTAGAAATTCAATCAGCAGTAGAAGCTGTTATTACAGGTCAAAAATCAGCAGTAGAAGTTGCAGAAGAATATTCGAAAAATGTTAAAGAAATGGTTGGTTATGGTAATTGGATAGAGAAATAATTCTTGAATTTGAAGTATTGCACGTTGGTGCAATACTTCTTTGTTAGAATGGAGGTGTTACACTTTGAGAAAAGGTAGTCAAACTAAAAAAAGTATCCTTTTTTTATTTCCTGCTTTATCACTTATAGGTATATTTTATCTTTATCCGGCATTAATGTCTCTCTTTTATTCTTTTACAAATAAAACTCTTGTAGGTGTTAAAGCTCAAAATTGGGATTTTGTTGGTTTAAGTAATTATATATTTATGTTTAAAGATGAGCGCTTTTTAATTTCTTTACTTAATACTGTTATATTTCTTGTATTTTCAGCTATAATAGGACAACAAGTTTTAGGATTTACAATTGCTTATTTGATGCAAAGAAAAAATAGGCAATTAAGGAGATTTGTTGGAACAACTGTTTTATTGGGCTGGGTAACACCGGAAGTTGTTGTTTCTTTTGTCTTTTTTGCATTTTTAAATGTAGAGGGATCGCTAAATGATTTTATTGGATTTTTTGGTCTTAAACCTGTAGCGTGGTTATATGATTTTCCTATGATTGCTATTATAATTGCTAATATATGGAGAGGGACAGCATTTTCAATGTTAATGTATCAATCTGCACTTGAAAATGTATCAGATAGTTTAAAAGAAGCTGCAAGTATAGATGGTGCTAATAAAATACAAGTGTTGTTTAAAATAATATTACCCATTATAAAAGGAACTATTATTACAAACACTGTTTTGGTAACTCTTCAAACAATAGGATTATTTGGCTTAATTTATGCATTAACAGCTGGAGGTCCAGGATTTAAAACTACAACTGTTCCTATTTATATGTATAATAAAGCTTTTGTTTCTTATCAATTAGGTTATGGTACAGCAATAGCAATAGTATTATTGTTATTAGGTATAGTGTTGAGTGTATTCTATATGAAAAGTTTTAAGCATGAACTGTAGGAGGAGAGACATATGAGAAAGTATATTAAGAAAAATTTGCCAAATATAATGCTTATTATTATTGCAATACTATTTTTATGGCCTATGCTTTGGTTGATATTTGCTTCTTTTGATGCAGAGGCACCACTTACTATTAAATTACCAAAAGATTTTACATTAGATAATTATAAAGCGATTTTGTCTGATCCTATGAATTATCGATCTTTTTTAAATAGTTTTTTAATCTCATTTTCGCAAGCATCGGTTGTTGTTATATTGTCTATATTAGCAGCTTATCCACTATCAAGATTTAAAATGAAAGGCAAAACTAAGATTATGTATTCAATATTATTTCTTACAGGATTACCTATTACAGCAATTATGGTCCCGGTGTATATGATGTTTTTTAAATTAAAAATTCTCAATTCTCTAATATCAACAACATTATTTTTAATAGCAACAGCACTTCCTTACAGTATATGGATGATGAAAAATTTTATGGATGATGTACCTATAACTTTAGAGGAAGCTGCCTGGATTGACGGAGCTAATACATTACAAACAATTAGAAAAGTGATATTTCCATTAATTCTTCCTGGGATTTTTGTTGTATTCATATTTACATTTTCAGGAAGTTGGGGAAACTTTTTTGTTCCATTTATACTTCTTAATTCAATAGAAAAAGCACCAGCTTCAGTAGCAATTTATCAGTTTTTCGGTTCATATGGAAGGGTAGCTTATGGACAGCTTGCAGCGTTTTCATTACTTTATACTCTTCCAATAGGAATATTGTACATCATATCACAAAAATTTATGTCTGAAGGTTTTATGTTTGGTGGTTCAACAAAAATGTAATGGAGGTAATAAAAGATGTTTTTTACTAAAGAGAAAGCAGAACGTTATATTCATGATTTAAAACAATATATATATATAGATCAAATACCTATAAAAGATTTTAAGTTTTATCAAGGTAATATACCAGAAGCCTATAAAATAGACTTTAATGATCAAAATTGGGATATAATTAATGTTGGAGAAAGATGGGGTGGAAGAGATGTCACAGCATGGTTTAGAAAACAGATATTAATTCCCAAAGAATGGTTAGGAGAAAAAATAATTTTGGATTTAATTATTGGTGGAAACAATGAAAATGGCTTATGGGGAGCAGAGTCTTTAATTTATATCAATGGTCGTCCGGTTCAAGGATTAGATAGAAATCATCGTGAAGTTTACCTTAAACCAGAGTGGTTAAAAAAAGGAAAAATAAATATAGCTATTAAAGCTTTTAGTGGTTTACAAAAAGAGAAATGTATATTTAAAAGAGCTAATATAGTTAAAATTAGTGAAGAGACTGAAGATTTTTATTATAGAGCATTAGCTGTGTTGAAAACTGTAAAAGTGCTAAATGAAGGAAGTTTTGATTATGAAAATCTACTTAAATTTTTAAATAATGCTATTAATAAAATAGATTTTAGAAAACCCAGGTCTAAAGAATTTTATGAATCAATCAAAGAAGCTAATAGTTATTTAAAAACAATTTTAACTGAATATAAACCAGAAAAAGAAAATAAGCCTATAGTTAATGTAGTAGGACATTCTCATATTGATGTAGCCTGGTTATGGAGATTAAAACATACGAGAGAAAAATGTTCGAGAACTTTTTCTACAGTTTTGCATTTAATGGATCAATATCCAGAATATCATTTTTTACAAAGTACTCCGCAATTATATGAGTTTATAAAAGAAGATTATCCAGAAATTTATGCTGAAATTAAAAAGAAAGTCAAAGAAGGAAAATGGGAAGTAACTGGTGGGATGTGGCTTGAAGCGGATTGTAATGTCCCTTCTGGGGAATCTTTAGTTCGTCAATTTTTATTTGGTACCAGATTTATGAAAAAAGAGTTTGGAATAAATTGTAAAATATTATGGTTACCAGATGTATTTGGTTATTCCTGGGCTTTACCACAAATAATAAAAAAAAGTGGTTTGAAATACTTTGTAACTACAAAGATAAGTTGGAGTCAATTTAATAGACCAGAATATGACACGTTTAATTGGCGTGGGTTAGATGGGACAGAAGTTTTAACACATTTTATTACAACTCCGGATGCTTTTGGAGAGCCTTTTTATACTTATAATGGTATGATGACGCCAGAATCGGTACAGGGAATTTGGGATAATTATCGTCAGAAAAATATTAATGATGAACTGTTATTGGCGTATGGTTGGGGTGATGGTGGCGGAGGCCCTACAAAAGAAATGCTTGAAATGGGAAAGAAAATGCAAGAATTACCAGGAATACCAGAAGTGAGGTTTAATAAAGCAGAACCATTTTTTGAGCGTTTGGAAGAAAGGATAAAAGATAATCCTAATTTACCTGTTTGGGATGGTGAACTTTATTTAGAATATCATAGAGGAACTTATACATCTCAAGCTCAAGTAAAAAAGAATAATCGATTTAGCGAAATTTTATATCACAATGTAGAATTATTTAGTTTTATGGCAAGTAGATTTATAAATGAATTTGATTATCCTCAAGAGAAAATTAATGAAAATTGGAAGATAATTTTACGTAATCAATTCCATGATATTTTACCAGGTTCATCTATTCATGAGGTTTATGAAGATAGTGATAAAGAATTTGTCAAAGTGATGAATTCTGGCGAAAAGATGTTAAATAAAGCCTTAGAAATTTTAGCTAGTAATATAGATTTAAGTGGAGAAAAATTAGTAGTTTTTAATCCATTATCGTGGGATAGAAGTGGAATAGTGTCTCTTCCTTGGAAAGAGGAATTATCTAAAAAATCATTTGTAACTGAAAATGGAGAAAAATTATTTACAAAGATAGTTGGGAATGAAAATAAAAAATTAATAATTTATGTTCCGGAAATACCCGCTTTAGGTTATAAGGCTTTTAAAATTGTAGAAAATAATAATGTTGATGATAATAACTGGTCTTCTAAAGAACAAGTAATTGTTAAAAAAGACAGAATCGAAAATAAATATTATCGTATTAAATTAAATAAAAATGGCCAGATTACATCAATATATGATAAAGAAGTTCAGAGAGAAATTTTACCTGTAGGAAGTGTAGCTAATGTATTTCAGGTATTTGAAGATAGACCTATGAGATTTGATGCTTGGGATATTGATATATATCATTTAGAAAAAGAGTATATAGTAAATGATTTAATAGAAATGGAAATAGAAGAATCAGGTCCTGACCGTGGAGTTATTAAATTTAAGTGGAATTTTCTTGACTCAACTATTGAACAGAGGATGATAGTTTATTCAGATAAAAGAAGAATAGATTTTAAAACAGATGTAGATTGGCATCAACATCAAATTCTTTTAAAGGTTGCTTTTCCTGTGGATATTAGAACTACTAAAGCAACTTATGAAATTCAATTTGGTAATGTTGAAAGGCCAACGCATTGGAATACAAGTTGGGATTATGCAAGGTTTGAAACGGTTGCTCAAAAATGGGCAGATCTTTCTGAACGAAATTATGGAGTAAGTCTTTTAAATAATTGCAAATATGGATATTCTATTAAAGATAATATAATGCGATTAACATTGATTAAATCTGGAATTGAACCAGATCCACAGGCGGATCAAGGACATCATTCATTTACCTATAGTCTTTATCCACATTTTGGTGATTGGTTTGATGGAGGAACAACCAAAGAATCTTATGAATTAAATTATCCATTGTTAGCAGTAATGATAGAAAGTAAAGGTGGAAATTTACCTATAGAAAAATCTCTGATAAATATTAAAGCTAATAGCGTAATATTAGATACTGTGAAAAAAGCAGAAGATGATAATAGCTTGATTTTAAGATTTTATGAATATGGTAATCAACGAGATACTGTAAAAATTAAATTGTTTGATAATATAAAAGAAATAACAGAATGTAATCTTATGGAAGAAGAAATTGGAAAGATAGAGTTTAATGAAAATGAATTTGAATTTATAATTAAACCTTATGAGATTAAAACTTTTAAATTGACACCTTTAAATTAAATATAAAATAAGCCCTGGTATTTTTCATTCCAGGGCTTATTTTATATTTAAATATGATTAAGAGAGTATTTTTGAAAAATGTTGATTTGTTTAAGTTTGTGAAAATTTTTTGAGAGAAATATCCAGTATGTTATAATATAAATAAAGGTATGGACAAATAAAAACCATTAAAGTTTAAGATTTTATGCATATTATAATTTTGGTTGACTTGTGAAGATAAGGATTTAAGTAAAGGATTGTTCATGCAACTATAATTGGAGGTGCTTAATAATGAATATGGATGATTTAGATCGTAATGGAAATCAACCATTATATAGACAAATTCGAGATTTTATTTATAATAATATACAAAATGGTATTTTTAAACCAGGGGAAGCAATTCCTACTGAAAGAGAGCTTTGTGATAAGTTAAAAGTGAGTCGTTATACTGTTAGAAGAGCAATTCAAGAGTTAGTTCATGAAGGGTATTTGTATCGAGTTCAGGGTAATGGGACTTTTGTTTTTGATAAGGAGGAAATTCATGAAAAAGGTGATAATAAATTAATAGGTGTTATTCTTACTCATTGTGAGCATGAAATGGAAGCAAATATATTAAGCGGAATTGAAAAGGCTATTCAGAGTGAAGGATATACAATGACGTTTATGAGTTCTAATAATGATTATAAAAAAGAAGCAGAAGCAATACAACGTATGAAAAGGAATGGTGTTTCAGGATTAATTATTATGCCAGCTGAAGATCAAAAAGATAGCACAGCAATTTCTGATTTGAAGAATGAACAATTCCCATTTGTATTAGTTGATAGAAGATTACAAGATTGTGAAACGGATTGTGTCATGTCTGATAATATAAATGGAGGGTATAAAGCTACAGAATATTTGATAAAATTAGGTCATGAAAAAATTGCATTTGTAAAAGCAGAATTTAGTGAAACGAGTAGTATAGAAGATAGAATAATAGGTTATAAAAAAGCTTTAAAAGAATATGGGTTAGATTATAGACCTGAACTACTTTTTTCTTATGATGAAAGAAAATTAAATACAGAAGAAATATATGAAGAATTATATAAATTTATTAAAGAAAAAAAACCAACAGCAATTGTAGCAGTAAATGATTATGTAGCTTTAGTTATTATTAAAATGTGCAGAGTAAAGGGAATATCTATTCCCAATGATATATCTTTAGTCGGTTTTGATAATTTGGAATTTATTAAACATTTAGAAGTTCCGTTAACGACGATTGCACAATTTTCAAAAGAAATAGGATTTAGCGCTGCCAAATTATTAATTAATAAAATTAAAGTTAAATATAATAATACTATAGATAAAATAAACAAAGAATTGTTACATCAAATCTATTATCCAGTGGAACTTGTTATTAGAGATTCTTGTTCTAATGTTTGAAAATATTATTGAATTTGTTAGTCGGAATATTATATTTTAGATACAAAAAGATTAATATTGAGTTTCCGAAAAACTTTTCGGATGATGATATATTAATTTTTTTTGACAAAAACATGTAAAATATGATATAATAATTAAAAATCCATTAAAGGGGGGAGTTTATGAAAAAGAAATTCACAGTTTTTTTTATCATGGCGGTGTTTGTTTTACTGGCGACTCTGGCTTTTGCTGAAGGAGGAGATGCTGCAACGATAAATTATGGTTTTTGGTCTATTATTCCACCGTTGCTAGCTATAATTTTGGCATTTATTACAAAAGAAGTTATTCTTTCATTATTATTGGGTGTTTTTTCAGGAGCTTTAATTAATGTTTTTGCAACGTCAAGTTCCGGATTTTTTATGAAACTCATTGAAAGTTATACAAAAACTTTTGAATATCCTGTCAATGCTTTAGCTGATGGTTGGCATGCTGGTATTATCATTTTTACTTTAACTATCGGTGGTATGGTTGGTGTTGTTGCAAAAATGGGTGGTACAAGAGCTATTGCAAATGCTTTAGCGAAAAAAGCTAAAACTGCTAGAAGTGCACAAGTTGCAACAGCTTTAATGGGTGTTGTTATATTTTTTGATGATTATGCTAATACCTTAATAGTTGGGCCTACAATGAGACCTTTAACGGATAAATTAAGAGTTTCAAGGGAAAAATTGTCTTATATAGTTGACTCAACAGCAGCACCAGTAGCTACTATGGCAGCAATTTCTACATGGATAGGATATGAATTAGGTTTAATCGGTGATGCTTTTAAATCTATAGGAGTTGAAGTTAACCCGTATTCTGTATTCTTTAAATCAATACCATATAGAATGTATGGATTATTTGCTCTTGTAATGGTTTTTCTTGTTGGATTTATGCTGAGAGATTTTGGACCTATGTACGAAGCAGAAAAGAGAGCAAGATTAACAGGTAAGGTTTTAGCAGATGATGCAGAACCAATGCTTTCAACTGATTTTGAAAGTGAATTGGATAATAGTAATATTCCATTAAAAATATCTAATGCATTGGTTCCAATTTTAACATTAATAATATTTGCTTTTATAGGATTATGGTATTCAGGTGGAGGACTTGAAAACCCATTTACATGGGAAGGGATAAGAGATGCATTTGGTAATTCAGATGCTTCTGCCGCTTTGATTTGGGCTTCTGCTTTAGCAAGTATTGTTGCAGTTGCAATGGCAGTTTCTCAAGGTATTATGACATTAAGAAAAGCACTTGAAGCATGGGTTGAAGGAGCAAAATCCCTTGTTATAACTACGATAATTTTAATTCTAGCATGGTCAATAGGGTCAATTGCAATAGATTTAGGAACGGCAGAATATTTAGTGCAGGTTATATCATCAGCATTACCAGGATGGTCAATTCCTGTGTTAGTATTTGTTATTTCAGCAATAGTTGCATTTGCAACGGGAACATCATGGGGAACCATGGCTATTATGTTACCATTAGCTGTTCCTTTAGCAGCCGCTTATACTGGTAATGAACTTACATCATTAGTATACGCAACTTTAGGGGCTGTATTGACTGGAGCAACGTTTGGAGATCATTGTTCTCCTATTTCAGATACAACAATTATGTCATCTATGGCATCTTCAGCTGATCATATAGATCATGTTAAAACACAGTTACCTTACTCAGTTACTGCTGCTTTAATTGCTGCAGTAGTAGGATATGTTCCAGTTGGTTTAGGATTACCTGTATGGATTTCATTAATACTTGGGATTACATCACTTTGGGTTGTATTGAAGTTTTATGGAAAATCTACAGATCCAAAAGATTTAAAAGCCTAAATGAAAAAAGAGCGGAATTATTCCGCTCTTTTTAAAATATATCTAATCTAAAACTTTGAATATCTTCATCTGTATTTTCATATTCTTCTTCATCGAGTTTGTTATATTCCCAATTAAATAAAGTCAAATATATTTTTCCTTCTTTACATTCTGTAAATACTGATGGTACAGTATCTTCTTCATTTTCAACACTCATCGCTTCAACAATAAAAGAATAAGCATTAGCTTCAGTGATAGTAACAATGTCTTTTAATAAACCTTCTGCAAATTCAAATTCTTCTTCTGTATCAAAAGAAAAAGGGAAAGGAATAGGAACATCTTCAACATCGGTATCATAATCACCTAACATTTCTTTTAAATCTTCAGCATAGTCAGCATCAAATTCAGCAACTTTTTCTACTAATTTTCCTATCTTTTCATTATTTAATGAAGCCCATACCATTACTGTTGGATGAATGTGATCACCATGAAAAATACCGTCTTTCGCCCCTTCAATAGCAGCCTCATGATAATTTTTACATTTTGCCATTTTTAACACCTCACGTTATTTATAATATATTATAAATTATACTTCAAAAATATAACTATTATGCTATATTTACTTTAAACTATGAACATTTTGACCATCCACATGTTTTACATGAAATACAGCCTTCTGTCATTAATAAAGAGTTTTTACTCAAGCATGTTGGACAATATGTATTACCCTCATTATCAATATAGTAACCTTTTACATATTCCAGCTTATTAGCATGAACAAATTTTTCAACTTCTTCTTTACTTAAAGGTTTTCCAACATGAAAGACTTCAAAATCCGTATTGTCTTTCCAAAGTTCTTCAAAATCATTGAGAGCACTTTTAATTTCTTTAGAAATTCCTTTGCAATATGAACCTTTTACTTTTGATAATTGTTCCAATATTTCATCAACAGAAACACCTGTTCTCAAAGCAATAGAGGAAAGTCTTCCTATAATTTCAGCTGTTTCTGTTCCATCAGATAAAAAGATTTCTATGGCTTCACCATTGTCATCAAATGAGACTGTTATATATACAGTTCCTGAATCAGTTTTGAATTTTCGAGTAACGCTTTTTAATGTTTCTTTTCTTGGTCGAGCTCTTAATTTATGTTTTTCATCAAGTACAAAAAAGGTTACTTTTTTATCATCTTTTTTGGAGTTAGTTAAGACTTGAGTTTCTAATGAACCATCCCTATATATAGTAATACCTTTTAAGTTCAATTTCATAGCTTTTATATAAATATTTTTAATATCTTCAACAGTTGTTTCTTTTGGAAGATTTATAGTTTTTGAACAAGATGCATCAAGATAGCTTTGAATAACATGTTGAGCAAGTAAATGATCTTCTCCTGAAATATCCATAGCAGTAACAAACACTTTTTTAAAATCTTCAGATATATTTTCAATATGTTGAATTGACCCTTTTTCAATTATTTCTGCTTCTAATTCACTATTTAATAAACCATCTAATTTATCTCTTAAGATTTTGTTCATATATGGTAATGGAACTCTATTACCTTCTTTATCTGTCATATATCTAATATATGCAAGCATAAAATTGGGTTCTATTCCACTAGATGTATCTGCAATATTTGAAATAGATCCTGTTGGAGCTACTGTATTAACTTGGACATTTCTTTTATATTTTTTTGCTTCCCCGTAAAAGTGCTCTTTTATAAGGGAGTTCCAAATTTTTATATTTTCTGAATAATTGTTATCAAGCATAGGAAATGGAATAAATCCATCTTTATATTTAGATTTATCAAAAAGAGGGAAATTACCTCTTTCTTTTGCTAATTCTGTACTAGCTAAATGTGAATAATATGCAAATTGTGCTAAAGTTTCTGCCATAAAATTTCTACCTTCATTAGAATTATATGGAATATTCTTTTTATATAGAGAATCAGCAATTCCCATTATCCCCAACCCAATAAATCTTTGTTCTTTGGATACTTTTTCTATTTCCTTTAAAGGATATATGTTTATATCAATAACATTATCAAGAAAGCGTGAAGTCCAATATATAATTTCTTTGAAAATATCTTTTTTTTCATCATTGGGATTTCCAAGATCAATATAATCTATAATTTTAGCTAAGTCAATGGAACCTAAATTACAACTTCCATATGGTGGCAAAGGTTCTTCTCCACAGTCATAAGATAATATGCCATTTGTAACCCAAACATAATCTGGACCAGCAGTTATATCATATACTCTTTCTTGGCCAAAATCAGTAATTTTAACGATTTCAATAAAACTCTTATTTTTATTGTAGAATCCCTTTTTTTCTAAATGATTTTCAACAAGAAATTTTAATTTTTTTTGTTTCTCACCCATGAAACCTATATTTTTATAGAAATTATAAGAATTTTTTCCAGAAATTAATAATCTATATATTTTTTTCCCTTTAATAATAGCAGTTCTCTCTTCTTTTTCTTTAGTTAAGGTAGAAAAAATTCCAAAATTTAATAAAATAATTTGAGTATCTTCAAGTAATTTTTTAGATATGCTTGAAAGACTTATAGTAATAGAACCTTTAGAATTATAAACAGAACCATCTGCTGTAAATAAACCTTTTAAAAATTCTTTTTGAATGATTTTATTATTAGTAAGAATTTTATCTGGGATTTTTTTTGTTTCTGAATCAGAAGGTGATCCTAATTCAATATCTGTTATATTTCTAATAAATAATTCCAAATTTTTTGATCTTATTAATAATTTTACTTGATTTTTTTCTTCAATTTCAGTAATAGTTGAATCAGAAATTTCCTCTATAAGATTTTTTATTTCATCAACTGTTTTATCATTTTTTGAAATAGAAAAAGATATTCTTCCATCTTTGCCTAGAGAACCATCGCCAATAAATAAACCTAGTATTTTTGATACATATACAGAATTTGATATATTTATCTGATTTATATGATGATTATTTTTTCCATATATGATATTTTCATATTCAAAATGCTCTTCAGCATCTTCAAAGGAAATTTCATCAGAAATTACTCTTATTTTTTCGCCTATTTTTAAGTCTTCTATTTTTTTCCAGCCATTTTCTGTATATACTTTATGATCATATGTAGCTTTTAATTCTATACCATTTTTTAATTTTATACTTTTTATAGGTTTTACACCTTGATCTATAATTTTTTCTATTGGTAAAAATTGATTTGATATTGGGCTCCATACTTTCATATCAGTAGTTAATTCTTTTGCTTTAATTAAACCTTTATTTGTCAAAACAAGAGTATCACCAACAACACAGGGATTAGTAGCACTTACAGGAGTAACATCTCCTAAAGCATAGTATTTATTATGTCTACCTAAAAATAGCATTCCAGGATCTCCCGATTTCCAAGCATTATTAGCTATTAAGTCAAATAATTCTCTTGCTTTTATTGTTTTTTTAATATTCGAATTTGAATGAGATAATTCTAATTCTTCGTCATTTTCAAGTTTTTTAAGAAATTTTTCAGGATTATCAAAATTGATAGATATATTAAAATAATTTAGTACAGACTTTCCATCATTATCTTTTTTTGAATTAATAAAATCAATTACATCAGGGTGATCATATCTCATGACTGCCATTTGAGCACCGCGTCTTGCTCCACCTTGTTCAATTGTAGAAGCTGTAGTGTTAAAAACATGCATAAAACTAATGGGTCCTGATGATTTTCCACCTGTTCCAGCAATTGAACTATCCTTAGGTCTTAAAATAGAAAAATCATACCCCACGCCTCCACCATATTTTTGTATTAATGCTGCATCTTTTACGGCATTAAAAATACCTTCCATTGAATCTTCAAGAGGTACAACAAAACATGCAGATAGCATATTATGTCTATTTCTTGAGTTATATATATTTTTATAATCATCTAAAAGCATTTCTTTAATATCTTTTTTGAAAATATCTTGAGATAAAGTCTTACCAGCATTAAATAAAGTAGGGCTGTTTGGCAAAAAAATACGACTTTTTAAGAGTTTATAATAT is part of the Marinitoga hydrogenitolerans DSM 16785 genome and encodes:
- a CDS encoding GntR family transcriptional regulator, giving the protein MNMDDLDRNGNQPLYRQIRDFIYNNIQNGIFKPGEAIPTERELCDKLKVSRYTVRRAIQELVHEGYLYRVQGNGTFVFDKEEIHEKGDNKLIGVILTHCEHEMEANILSGIEKAIQSEGYTMTFMSSNNDYKKEAEAIQRMKRNGVSGLIIMPAEDQKDSTAISDLKNEQFPFVLVDRRLQDCETDCVMSDNINGGYKATEYLIKLGHEKIAFVKAEFSETSSIEDRIIGYKKALKEYGLDYRPELLFSYDERKLNTEEIYEELYKFIKEKKPTAIVAVNDYVALVIIKMCRVKGISIPNDISLVGFDNLEFIKHLEVPLTTIAQFSKEIGFSAAKLLINKIKVKYNNTIDKINKELLHQIYYPVELVIRDSCSNV
- a CDS encoding Na+/H+ antiporter NhaC family protein, with translation MKKKFTVFFIMAVFVLLATLAFAEGGDAATINYGFWSIIPPLLAIILAFITKEVILSLLLGVFSGALINVFATSSSGFFMKLIESYTKTFEYPVNALADGWHAGIIIFTLTIGGMVGVVAKMGGTRAIANALAKKAKTARSAQVATALMGVVIFFDDYANTLIVGPTMRPLTDKLRVSREKLSYIVDSTAAPVATMAAISTWIGYELGLIGDAFKSIGVEVNPYSVFFKSIPYRMYGLFALVMVFLVGFMLRDFGPMYEAEKRARLTGKVLADDAEPMLSTDFESELDNSNIPLKISNALVPILTLIIFAFIGLWYSGGGLENPFTWEGIRDAFGNSDASAALIWASALASIVAVAMAVSQGIMTLRKALEAWVEGAKSLVITTIILILAWSIGSIAIDLGTAEYLVQVISSALPGWSIPVLVFVISAIVAFATGTSWGTMAIMLPLAVPLAAAYTGNELTSLVYATLGAVLTGATFGDHCSPISDTTIMSSMASSADHIDHVKTQLPYSVTAALIAAVVGYVPVGLGLPVWISLILGITSLWVVLKFYGKSTDPKDLKA
- a CDS encoding LAGLIDADG family homing endonuclease, whose amino-acid sequence is MEDILSDFESLLDSFTDIKPSENAERILRDRYLLKDGNGNYLEHNWSDISRRVSRYIASAEVLYTDDIDKIRKVEKIYYKLLKSRIFLPNSPTLFNAGKTLSQDIFKKDIKEMLLDDYKNIYNSRNRHNMLSACFVVPLEDSMEGIFNAVKDAALIQKYGGGVGYDFSILRPKDSSIAGTGGKSSGPISFMHVFNTTASTIEQGGARRGAQMAVMRYDHPDVIDFINSKKDNDGKSVLNYFNISINFDNPEKFLKKLENDEELELSHSNSNIKKTIKARELFDLIANNAWKSGDPGMLFLGRHNKYYALGDVTPVSATNPCVVGDTLVLTNKGLIKAKELTTDMKVWSPISNQFLPIEKIIDQGVKPIKSIKLKNGIELKATYDHKVYTENGWKKIEDLKIGEKIRVISDEISFEDAEEHFEYENIIYGKNNHHINQINISNSVYVSKILGLFIGDGSLGKDGRISFSISKNDKTVDEIKNLIEEISDSTITEIEEKNQVKLLIRSKNLELFIRNITDIELGSPSDSETKKIPDKILTNNKIIQKEFLKGLFTADGSVYNSKGSITISLSSISKKLLEDTQIILLNFGIFSTLTKEKEERTAIIKGKKIYRLLISGKNSYNFYKNIGFMGEKQKKLKFLVENHLEKKGFYNKNKSFIEIVKITDFGQERVYDITAGPDYVWVTNGILSYDCGEEPLPPYGSCNLGSIDLAKIIDYIDLGNPNDEKKDIFKEIIYWTSRFLDNVIDINIYPLKEIEKVSKEQRFIGLGIMGIADSLYKKNIPYNSNEGRNFMAETLAQFAYYSHLASTELAKERGNFPLFDKSKYKDGFIPFPMLDNNYSENIKIWNSLIKEHFYGEAKKYKRNVQVNTVAPTGSISNIADTSSGIEPNFMLAYIRYMTDKEGNRVPLPYMNKILRDKLDGLLNSELEAEIIEKGSIQHIENISEDFKKVFVTAMDISGEDHLLAQHVIQSYLDASCSKTINLPKETTVEDIKNIYIKAMKLNLKGITIYRDGSLETQVLTNSKKDDKKVTFFVLDEKHKLRARPRKETLKSVTRKFKTDSGTVYITVSFDDNGEAIEIFLSDGTETAEIIGRLSSIALRTGVSVDEILEQLSKVKGSYCKGISKEIKSALNDFEELWKDNTDFEVFHVGKPLSKEEVEKFVHANKLEYVKGYYIDNEGNTYCPTCLSKNSLLMTEGCISCKTCGWSKCS